Within Myxococcaceae bacterium JPH2, the genomic segment GCGTCCCTCCTCATCATGCAGATTCGATAGCCCCTGACGTTCCTTAAAAACCGGAGCGGCCACTCAAACGTCGAGTGATCGCTCCGTCGTTTTTTAGGGGAGGGCTTGACCTGCCAGGATTCTTCGAGCCACTGATTACGAGAGAGGCGCCGCCCGGGATGGGTTGGGTAATACTGCATCGCACTGCTGTCGAGATTCCAGAGGCGTGAGGCAACCGAGGCTCGAGTAGGGTCGGACCCTGTTGTAGTGCGGTCGCCTTGCTTCGATGACGGCCTTTGCCTCCGCCCTGGAGCGAAACTATTCCATTCTGAGGCACTCCTCGCGAGGGCGTCCGTTGAAGCTCTCGTCGGTGTCGTTCTACCAAGTGTGCCTACCCAAATTCGGTCGCCGTACCATGGGTGCGCAAGCCCACCTTCGGCAGCGCGTCAATGCGAGGGAGCGAGGCGCGCACGCGCCATCCTCCTGTACTAGCTGACGATGCAACTACCATCCACATGCATCTGCCGAGAATTATCAGCACGGGAGGGTGATCGGAGCTCCGCTGGCGATGAATGACGGCCCGCCGCAGATAGCTGTCTAGGGCGGGCCGTAGTGGCAACGCGGAGAGACTAAGCCGCCTCCTCAGAGACAGATGTTGCAGTCCTGCTTGATGATTCCAGCTTCATAACGGGTGCCATCCGGCCTGATACAATCGAGAACCGTTTTGTTGCCCTTGAGAGGAGTACAGGCACCACAGAGCGTATACCTGTCGGGAGTTTCCCCCGGCTTACAGCTTGGGGTCAAAGCGCTTTCTTGCGTATCCATCGCGTCAGCTGCGGGTCCGTCCTCGCTGACACCTCCGCACCCGAGCGACAAGCCCACCGCCAACAGAACACCGAAGGCGAATCTTTGCATGCGCATTCCCATGTCAATTTGCCGCCTTATGCGGCATTGCCAGCATATCTCGATTTCGCACTCTTCGCACGTGCCTCTCCATGCCTGCCGGCAGCCCCGCACAGGCGGACATCAATTCATCGACGCGGGAAGTGCCGCCTGCGTGCGCGCACGGCCGTGCCTTTCCAAGACTCGGTCGCAGCGTCATGGGTGCGTCAAGGCCAGCCCCGCAGCGCGTCAATGCGAGTGAGCGAGGCGCGCACGGTCGTCGTTCCGCCTGGGCTAACGATGCGCGAGGCGGGTTCCTGGCACTGGGCCGAGCCCGCCGGGTACTGGGCCCACGCCATCAGTAGGGCACCATTGACACCGAGGCTCCGGACGTCATGTGGAACACTGGCATCGTCGTCATCTCCGCCGACCACGCCACCTCCGAATGCGTCCGTATCCACGCGGCCATCGTGAGAGATTGCTTCGACGCCCCAAAGCTCCTTCGACGGGGCATCAAGACCTACTTCGGGGCGTACGGACGAGGCGTAACCACGGGGCTGGCCTCCATGAATGAGAGGATATCCGACACTCCGTTGGACCTGGCGCTCCCCGTCGTGGCGCGCGAGTTGAGTCACCCATGACGCAGCGACCGAATTTGGGGTAGGCACAGGTGGATGATCAGGTGGGCAACGCGCCGTAGACACGCCCCAGGCTCCTCGCTCACGGATTCACCACGCGCATGGAGGGCCGCAGCTTTGGGCTGCACTCGCGCGCGCTGGCGGCCCAATTGCTATACTCCGGCGTCGCGGGAGATGGCGCGCGGACGTGATAGGGCCCGACCTGCTAGAGGAGCAACTGCTGTGACAATCATGATGGGGATAGATTCATGAATACGCAGACGAACCCGAGGCGGTGGCCGCCCCCTCCGGAAGTGGAGCAGCAGATCAACCTGGACCGCGAGCGTTTCCGCAAGTGTCTCGACTACATGCGGGAACACGCGGCAGGCGAGGTCGAGGGCGTTTACGGCCCCAACAGCGTGACCTGGGTGCTCTATCGCGAGCCGGTGATCCTCCTCGGCGGACTGCGCGCCATCCTGCTGCAACTAGCCCATCCGGCAGTGGCCTACGGTATCTCCCAGAACAGCAACTTCCGGAATGACCTGCTCGGCCGTGCGCGACGCACCTATACGGCGATGTACCAGCTCAAGTTTGGTGGCCTCTCGGAGGCGACGGGCGCCGCGAAGCGGATCCACAGCGTACACAGCCGCGTCTACGGCGCACTTCCGGACGGTGCCAGCCCGCAGGGCTCCGACCCCTATCGCGCGAACGATCCTTCGCTGCTGCGTTGGGTGCACGCTACCCTCATCGACACCGCCATGCTGATCTTCGACACGTTCGTGCGGCCGCTCAGCGTCGAGGAGAAGCGCCGCTACTATCAGGAGACGCTGCGCGCCGCAGCGTACTTCGGACTCCTACCGGAGCAGGTGCCGCCCACGCTCGAGTCCTTCTACGAGTGGTATAACGGTGAGCTGGCGGGGGAGCGGCTGAGCGTGGGAGACACGGCGCTTGAGCTGGCAGGCCTTCTCTTCAATTCGCCGTTCACCCGAGGACAGTTCGATGAGGTGCTCACCGCCGGCCTCCTACCGGAGCGCTGGCGCGTGGCGTACAGGCTGCCTTGGGGGCCGGGACAGCGCCTCACGTGGAAGCTCCTGAAGGGCTCGATGCATCGGGGAATCCACCTCACCCCGCCAAAGCTCCGCTACGTCACAGCCTGGCATCAGGCCCAGATGCGGCTGGCCATGTCTCGGGGAGAACGGCCGACGATCATGGCCCGGGTGCTGAATACCATCGACTCCTACGTCGACGTGCCGTTCAGCATCCGGCCAGTCGCGGTGAAGGCCCGAGCGGATAGGGATTGAGAAACGATTTGCGCGTTCAGCAACACCAAGGCGGTCAAGTTCTCCCGGCCCTATGTCATTCTGGGCTGCGGGAAGTCCCTTGAGGCAAACAACGCTCAGGTCGTGTCTGCAAATAGGTCGGGGCCGTCCGGTGTTGGCCGGCCATGGGGCGAGGAGAACGGACCGACACCCTGTGTCTACCCAAAACTCGTTCGCTGCGTCATGGGTGCGTCAAGGCCCACATGCGGCACTGCGTCACTCCGAGTGAGCGAGGCGCGCACGGCTGAGGGCGGGATGAGGGGGAGGGAGGGTGCAGAGGGGTCGAAGAGGGCCGCTGACAGGGCCGCCCGAGCGATGCTCCTGGCCAGTGGACAGGCCGATTGAGCCCCTGATGGCACACGCGAGCCCAAGCCGGCGCGCGCCATCAGCCAGGCCGAGCACGCGGGGCTCATGCTGGAGGCCACCACAGACACCGTCTTCGTGGGCAGCCCCGCCTCGGGGACCAGTGGGACATCACCCGGGCGCTGCTGCCGGGCGGAGTCGTCTTCATCTCCCCTGGGCAGGCCGTGCTTCACGGCGACGGGCGCCAGCTCCAGAAGAAGGGGCTGGAGCACCACGTGAAGGTGCGATCCGCCCTCGCGGGCCTCCAGGTGGGCCGGGACGAACTGCTGGAGCACGCCCTCCAGGTGCTGCGTGAAGAGACCGCTCCGAAGGCGGCGACGCGCAAGGCGTGAGCCGCGTCCCGAGCCTGACTCCGAACGAGACACGCGCGACTCGACGCGTGCCCCGCTCGAAGTGTCACTTCAGGTAGCCGGATTGCTCGATGAAGGCCTTCACGGCGGCGACATCGGCATAGTCGAGCTGAATCATCTCCCGGAGGGCCACGCGCTTGTCGGGGGCCTTCTCGTGATAGCGCCGGGCGATTTCGTACCCCACGTAGTAGCCGACGTCCGACACGCCGAAGGTGTTGGTGGGCGCGTTGTAGAGCCAGTCCTTCAGGGATGCGCCGTCCATCTGCGCCACGAAGTGCGCCCGGATGGCGTCGGCGTGCGCGGGGCCGTAGCGGTA encodes:
- a CDS encoding DUF2236 domain-containing protein, with the translated sequence MNTQTNPRRWPPPPEVEQQINLDRERFRKCLDYMREHAAGEVEGVYGPNSVTWVLYREPVILLGGLRAILLQLAHPAVAYGISQNSNFRNDLLGRARRTYTAMYQLKFGGLSEATGAAKRIHSVHSRVYGALPDGASPQGSDPYRANDPSLLRWVHATLIDTAMLIFDTFVRPLSVEEKRRYYQETLRAAAYFGLLPEQVPPTLESFYEWYNGELAGERLSVGDTALELAGLLFNSPFTRGQFDEVLTAGLLPERWRVAYRLPWGPGQRLTWKLLKGSMHRGIHLTPPKLRYVTAWHQAQMRLAMSRGERPTIMARVLNTIDSYVDVPFSIRPVAVKARADRD